ACATTGTCAACTTGGTTATTAATCTCGCCGTTAAGTCTTTTGGCAACTTGGAAGCTTTTTACCGAATGTGTGTAGGAGTCAGTGACGACCTCTCGAACATTGGTTAATGCACCATTGAGTATGTATAAAAACTCTTGTGATGCAGTTTTTTCTTTAGCGATATTATCGAGCAATAGGCTAAGAACTATTTGATAAGCGTTTAATAAAGTATCGAGTTCAAAATCTGAAGTTAATGATAATTTTAACGCAGAGATTTGTTCCCGTTGCTCTTTTCTAAACTCTATTTCCGATAGCATCTGTGCCAGCTCGTGGGCAGATTGGCGATGCCGTGGCAATACTTCAAATTTATCGCCAAGACGGAGCTGCTCGCTAAGGATCTCATCGTAAAAATCTACAATTTTTTCTACTTTAGGAATGTAATCCCAATAAGTATGAAAAGGCTTTGTGAGCTCTTTTTTGAAGTAAGAGATCTCTTTTTTGAGTTTTGTTGGTAGAGATTCGATGCGTTGAATTTCGCTGACAATATTAGATAACGAGCCACGACTCTCTTCGAGTTGCTGCATGACTTGGTTATACTGCTGCTTTAATATATCTTCAACTTCAGTCAGATCGGTGATGGCACTGTCAATTTGGCTAAAACGACTCAATTTGTGTCGAAGTTTAGCGAGCTTATTGTCTAATTCAAGGTTTTGGCCTTTGCACGCCAAGCTTAACTGAGCAATAAATTGCAGAAGGAGCTGCAGCTTTTTGTTTTGGTCTTCACTCATATCATCAAGGGCTTGCCTTGCTGAGTAAAGCTTTTGCTGTAATACGCTTAGCTGAGGCGTGTTGGCGACGGCGTCCTTCATTTATTTAGATGTTCCTTTATGAACCGTACGTACTAAAGATAATATGACTTTAGTGCTACTTTAACAGTAGTTTGCCTAAAGCGAAATGAACATTAGTTCTAGATGAGATCCAGTTTAGTCGTTAACTTAATTCTGCAGTCAAATCGACATTCTGATGACTCTTCCACCTTGGCCAAACAATATCACCCTTAACGCCGTTGGTCTCTATTTTGATGATGCCTCGAATGATGCTTTTCTCTATATTGAGATATAGCGGTGGTTCAAAGATTCCTGATGATGCAAAATTAAGCGGTTTTAATGTGACATAATAATCTTGCTGGTGGCCTAAGGTCATCGCCGCCGAAAGCATCATCTGTAATGTGCCGAAGTGTTGCTCTGCTGAAAGCTTAAGTGCGGTGTCTGCGAGCAGGGGAAGACTCAGTAGCCCCATATGCAGGCGAGTATTACCAAAGTTGTCTATTAATGAACCTCTTATGTTGTTCAGCAGTGTATCGGGGGAGATTTTGATGTCAAAACTTAATAGGAAAAGCCCTGGACGTATGATGTAGGTTTGGCAGCTTAAACACTCAGATAGCGAGCGCAGCTGTTGCTTGTTCATTTTTGAATTACATTCATACCCTTGAGCCAGATCAGAGTTAAGCTGATCTGTTAAAGAGACTAAGGCTAATGTCTTAAATGTATTTGGGGTATTAATGAAGTCTCGAACAAAGGCTGAATGGTTTGCAGTTTGAGTCAAAGAGTCTAGGCCACTACTTTGTTCTAAATTAATACACTTTTCGCGTAATTTATTCTTAATTCGCCACAGGTAAAGTGCAAGAGTCGCGGTTAAAGCGAACGCCAACAAACAGATAATCAACATTAAGCGATTAATTGATAGAAGCGCCTCTTTTTGCTCTAAATCAATATATTTTTGGTTTAGATCAAGTTTTGCTTTTTGCAGTTGAAACTGTGTCTTGGTTTGCTCTTCATCATCAACCTTGCTTCCATCTTTAGCGCTTAAATTAAGCACTTTTAGAATGTCTTGATAAGCTTGATCAAACTTCCCTAAATGTTTTGACGCGGTTGAACTGAACGTAAGTGCTTCAATAAGCTCATTGTTAAGCTTCATCTTCTCTGCAATTTTGGCTGCTGAGTTGGCGTATTTTAATGCGGCTCCCCAATCAGAAATACTACTATTTACCTCGGCAAGCAGAAGGTGATTGTAAACGAGATAGTGGTTACTATTACGGGCAATGAAAATGTCACTTGCACCTAGTAGGTGTAAAATTGATATTTGGTTATCGCCAATGTGAAAATAGGCTTCACCGAGATTATGTAAGGTTAGCGCCTGTGCTATATAGTTTCCGAGTTTTACATCGATTTGCTGCGCATTTAAGTGGTAATCAATTGCTTTGTACCATTGACCTTGCTCGGCATAGATCATCGCAATGACCGTCATACAGTTGGAAACATAATACTCATTACCGAGACGCTGGAACTGGTCTGACGCGCTGTTGGCATAGCGTAACGCATCATCCCAAGATTTTAAATCTCGGTAAACTCGTGCGAGTTGCAGCTTAATATGCGCATCTTGAGAGGGGGTTTTATTACTTTCTGAATGTTTTATTGCTTCCGAATAGTGCGATAGGGATTTTCCATATTGCTCTCTTTTATAGTAATACTTTCCCAATATCGATTCAGCATGAGCAATCATGTACGGCGATGTGGTTTCAATGGCTATAGCTTTTGCTTGTTGCAGGTGTTCCAGTACTGGCTCGTTTTCACGTAGCATCATATGTAGCATGCCGAGGTCGATGTGCAGCGTAAAACGCAATGTTTGCTCTTTGGGACCATCGGATTGTGAAAGCGTGTTGAGCGCTTTTTGGTATAACGCGATAGCCGATTTAAAATCTTGCTTACCCTTGCCATTATATCGACCGTTAAGCATCTGAGCATAGCTACGGCCAAATTGGCTGTCATCCAACAAGGCTAATTGATCTATCAATTGCTTAGCAATGGTATAGCGGTCGGCATTTTTTGATGACAAGTCTAATGACAATCTGGCTAATAGTTGAAGTTCAAATATAGCCTCTTCAAAGGAGATGCCTTTTCTCATCGCATAGTTATCTAGCTCTGCTTTACTACGAAAATTTGGAGGCGTGGGGAAGTGTTTTTGGATAGATTGGCGTAAATTATTGGGGAACTCTCTAAATTCAAGTTCTGTTTCGATAGCATCTCTGCCAGTGGCAGCTGCGAAGTGGCTTACAAAAAAGGACAACGTAATTACAACTAGAGTCAACAGACTGCGCATGGGAAGGCAATTCCTTGCTCTAAGCTTATGCTCAAGAGCTATTTATTTTTGTTATTTTAATTGGTGTAATCAAGCCAAATGTTATACTTTTCGACTCAATGAAAACAATAATAACAGAAGGAAGCCAGAGTGAAACCAGTAGTTCCCCTAATCTTAACTTTTAGTGCGTTAATTTCTCCAGTTGTGGTCGCAGACGTTGATTACTCAATCGATTTATTAAATCCGCAGCATCATTTAGCTAAAGTTGAAGTGAGCTTTCCAGAAACAAAATCAGCAACTTTAGTCGTTAATCTTCCTGTTTGGCGGACTGGCAAGTATGAGGTGCTCCCTCTTGCTGATTCGGTGAGGCTTTTCACTGCTAAAAATGCCGTGGGCGATATCCTTCCATGGGCTAGAACGGCCAGTGGCGAGTGGACTGTCGCACTTGATAAACCAACAAAGGTTACCGTTTCTTACCAGCTATATGCCAATAAGCTTGGGCAGCGAGTGAATCATATTGATGCTAGCCATGCTTTTCTCGATGCCAGTGGTACTTTTGTTTACAGTCCAGAATTTAGAAGCGAGCCGATTAATGTCAATCTTGCCGTCCCTAATGATTGGAATAGCTACTCTGGAATGGACCGTGGCTCAGAACCCCATAGTTTCAACGCCGCTAACTACGACATCTTAGTTGACTCACCGATTGAAACGGGGATCAGTGAACATCGAGAATTTGAGGCTGATGGCAAGCAGTATGAGCTTGTTATTTGGGGAGAGGGGAATTACGACATCGACAAGATGGTTGATGATTTAACTAAGCTAAGCGGCCAGGCTGAGGTTCTCTGGGATGGTTATCCTTTTGAACGTTATGTCTATATGGTGCATGCAACCAGTGGTGCCCGTGGTGCAACTGAGCATTTAAACTCAACGATTATTCAACGCCCACGTTTTAGTTATCGTGATCGTAAAGACTATCTTGGTTTTATAAAGACAGCTTCACACGAGTTTATTCATACTTGGAATGTCAAAGCTTATCGTCCGGAAGGGTTAGTGCCTTATGACTATCAAGAAGAGGGAATTACTCAACTGCTGTGGATAGCAGAAGGCTCTACGAGTTACTTTCAAAGCCAATTGTTGCTTCGTGCTGGCGTGATGACCACCAAGGAGTTCTTTGAAGATTTAGCCAAGCGTATTGCACAAAGCGAGAAAACACCGGGCCGTGAGGTTCAGTCCGTTGCAAGTGCGAGTGCCAACCAATGGGCGAGCACTGGCGGTGATTATGCGGTAAATCATAGTACTAATATCTACTCTGAGGGTTACCTAACTTCGTTTACGCTGGATTTCTCCTTGCTTAAAGAAACACAATTGAAGCGCTCATACCGCGATGTGCACCGTGAGCTTTATCAATCGCACCGCATTCCTGCAGGCTATAACATTGCCGATGTGAAAACTATTTTAGAAAAGGTCTCGGGGACGAGTTATGAAAAATGGTGGCAAGAGCATGTTAATTCTCCGGTCAGTTTAGATTTCAAGACTATGTTAGCGCAAGCTGGCTTAGCAGTGGGTTTTGGTGACGAGGCTAAGTCTGAACCTTTTGTTGGGGTTACACTTGAGTCTAAAAGCTTAGTGCTGTCACGCGTGCAGCGTAATGGACCAGCATGGAATGCTGGTATTGTGCTTGGCGATGAAATTGTGGCTATCAACGGTTTAAAAGTGACTGCTGCTGGGTTTAATTCGCGTATTAAAGACTTTAAAGCGGGCGGGAAGATAAACATCACTCTGTTTAGTAATGATAGGCTAAAACAGGTTGAATTGACTCTTGGTGAGCAAAAAAGTGGTAAGTTGGCGATAAGTAGCGTTGATAACCCCAACCGTTCTCAGAAGGCCTTCTTAAAAGCGTGGTTAGGCATTGACTGGCCATTCGATAAAGAGGGCAAATTAGAGTCCGCCGAGTAATTGGACTGAGTTTAAAATCAAAAAGGCGCCTTAGGCGCCTTTTTGTTATCGAAAAAATCATTAACGATTAGGTTAAATACTGTCTTCTAGGCCACCAAGTGCGTCGACCACTGAGTTAAC
The Shewanella sp. KX20019 DNA segment above includes these coding regions:
- a CDS encoding M61 family metallopeptidase, with amino-acid sequence MKPVVPLILTFSALISPVVVADVDYSIDLLNPQHHLAKVEVSFPETKSATLVVNLPVWRTGKYEVLPLADSVRLFTAKNAVGDILPWARTASGEWTVALDKPTKVTVSYQLYANKLGQRVNHIDASHAFLDASGTFVYSPEFRSEPINVNLAVPNDWNSYSGMDRGSEPHSFNAANYDILVDSPIETGISEHREFEADGKQYELVIWGEGNYDIDKMVDDLTKLSGQAEVLWDGYPFERYVYMVHATSGARGATEHLNSTIIQRPRFSYRDRKDYLGFIKTASHEFIHTWNVKAYRPEGLVPYDYQEEGITQLLWIAEGSTSYFQSQLLLRAGVMTTKEFFEDLAKRIAQSEKTPGREVQSVASASANQWASTGGDYAVNHSTNIYSEGYLTSFTLDFSLLKETQLKRSYRDVHRELYQSHRIPAGYNIADVKTILEKVSGTSYEKWWQEHVNSPVSLDFKTMLAQAGLAVGFGDEAKSEPFVGVTLESKSLVLSRVQRNGPAWNAGIVLGDEIVAINGLKVTAAGFNSRIKDFKAGGKINITLFSNDRLKQVELTLGEQKSGKLAISSVDNPNRSQKAFLKAWLGIDWPFDKEGKLESAE
- a CDS encoding tetratricopeptide repeat protein, which produces MRSLLTLVVITLSFFVSHFAAATGRDAIETELEFREFPNNLRQSIQKHFPTPPNFRSKAELDNYAMRKGISFEEAIFELQLLARLSLDLSSKNADRYTIAKQLIDQLALLDDSQFGRSYAQMLNGRYNGKGKQDFKSAIALYQKALNTLSQSDGPKEQTLRFTLHIDLGMLHMMLRENEPVLEHLQQAKAIAIETTSPYMIAHAESILGKYYYKREQYGKSLSHYSEAIKHSESNKTPSQDAHIKLQLARVYRDLKSWDDALRYANSASDQFQRLGNEYYVSNCMTVIAMIYAEQGQWYKAIDYHLNAQQIDVKLGNYIAQALTLHNLGEAYFHIGDNQISILHLLGASDIFIARNSNHYLVYNHLLLAEVNSSISDWGAALKYANSAAKIAEKMKLNNELIEALTFSSTASKHLGKFDQAYQDILKVLNLSAKDGSKVDDEEQTKTQFQLQKAKLDLNQKYIDLEQKEALLSINRLMLIICLLAFALTATLALYLWRIKNKLREKCINLEQSSGLDSLTQTANHSAFVRDFINTPNTFKTLALVSLTDQLNSDLAQGYECNSKMNKQQLRSLSECLSCQTYIIRPGLFLLSFDIKISPDTLLNNIRGSLIDNFGNTRLHMGLLSLPLLADTALKLSAEQHFGTLQMMLSAAMTLGHQQDYYVTLKPLNFASSGIFEPPLYLNIEKSIIRGIIKIETNGVKGDIVWPRWKSHQNVDLTAELS
- a CDS encoding GGDEF domain-containing protein is translated as MKDAVANTPQLSVLQQKLYSARQALDDMSEDQNKKLQLLLQFIAQLSLACKGQNLELDNKLAKLRHKLSRFSQIDSAITDLTEVEDILKQQYNQVMQQLEESRGSLSNIVSEIQRIESLPTKLKKEISYFKKELTKPFHTYWDYIPKVEKIVDFYDEILSEQLRLGDKFEVLPRHRQSAHELAQMLSEIEFRKEQREQISALKLSLTSDFELDTLLNAYQIVLSLLLDNIAKEKTASQEFLYILNGALTNVREVVTDSYTHSVKSFQVAKRLNGEINNQVDNVGESVAEIDDINHLKTQVTEQLLALRTALSRKEALENREQIQLRQSVEALRSELNELGKETETYKERLFEQQKLNLLDSLTQLPNRAALEERMDIEYRNFKRTQQPLWVAVADIDHFKSINDSFGHSTGDKTLQVIAMALKNSLRETEFVARYGGEEFVFLLPDIGDNDIKPLLNRVREKVKNIPFKFKNQRITVTVSIGAAQIIENELISETFERADAALYKAKHESRDRVIIDS